In a single window of the Notamacropus eugenii isolate mMacEug1 chromosome 4, mMacEug1.pri_v2, whole genome shotgun sequence genome:
- the LOC140501902 gene encoding oxalate decarboxylase OxdD-like, with translation MENSAFEMHENVIPSTSSMGKVNISSGLEKKKQWSLTRIFLVCLLACVITTFIGVLVLSLVYVSTFRSHADIYFQPEVHLPKTPETPTDPKGENPVDFKFQFLNRLHKSKVFEFPGGAIQWARYRNNLKDYLSVEEEAFGTSLNRQQSHMTFGTLRIKSKGLRAPHWHFNANEHGYLAQGTAWIGVVDDGGSVVTTYNVTAGQVIFFPKNILHWIKNVGTEDCLFLLFFTTHDELQTLDVDDVFFSTPEDIASRSLKPQGGVNFIRTFQKQEEDQAVNLPPNLAELVMNASYVQSPDSLVWRYFYDLKGSQEFRFPGGIIQWARYRKNGNGLTDNEKIFSESLNQHENSLTLGTLRIYTNGLRQPHFHFNANEMGYVISGCGKVGIISTQGTTDFNIGIGDVVFFPIGTQHYIKSTCDEDLLFILAFTTGNQLQTLDMDDYIHATADHILAQLFFKKQSEFKKIPKVTEDQAINLP, from the exons ATGGAAAATTCAGCGTTTGAAATGCATGAAAATGTCATCCCGTCTACCTCATCTATGGGGAAGGTGAACATCTCTTCTGGACTG gaaaagaagaaacaatggTCTTTAACAAGAATCTTCCTGGTTTGTCTCCTGGCCTGTGTTATTACCACGTTTATAGGTGTGCTGGTACTCTCCTTGGTTTATGTTTCCACCTTCCGGTCTCATGCAGACATTTACTTCCAGCCTGAAGTCCACCTTCCCAAAACACCAGAGACTCCCACTGACCCAAAGGGTGAAAATCCTGTTGACTTTAAATTCCAATTTCTTAATCGTTTGCATAAATCTAAG GTATTTGAGTTCCCAGGTGGTGCTATCCAATGGGCACGATACCGGAATAATCTCAAGGACTACCTCAGTGTTGAAGAAGAGGCCTTTGGCACCAGCCTGAATAGGCAGCAGTCACACATGACTTTTGGAACCTTGAGGATCAAAAGCAAAGGCCTCCGTGCCCCACACTGGCACTTCAATGCCAATGAACATGGCTACCTTGCACAG GGGACTGCCTGGATTGGTGTAGTGGACGATGGAGGCAGTGTGGTCACCACATACAATGTCACTGCTGGTCAGGTGATCTTCTTTCCTAAAAATATTCTGCACTGGATAAAGAATGTGGGAACTGAGGACTgccttttcctgcttttctttacCACTCATGATGAGCTTCAGACTCTGGATGTCGATGATGTGTTTTTCTCTACTCCAGAGGACATTGCATCCAGGTCCCTCAAG CCTCAAGGTGGAGTTAATTTCATTAGAACGTTCCAGAAACAAGAAGAAGATCAGGCTGTCAATCTCCCTCCCAATTTGGCTGAGCTGGTTATGAATGCCAGCTATGTACAGTCTCCAGACAGCCTGGTGTGGCGATACTTTTATGATCTTAAAG GTTCACAAGAATTTCGATTTCCAGGAGGAATAATTCAATGGGCTCGGTATcgaaaaaatggaaatggactAACTGACAATGAGAAAATTTTCAGTGAATCCTTGAATCAG CATGAAAATTCCCTTACTCTGGGAACTCTCAGAATTTACACCAATGGCTTAAGACagcctcattttcattttaacGCTAATGAAATGGGATATGTCATCAGTGGATGTGGAAAG GTGGGAATTATTAGTACTCAAGGAACTACTGATTTTAACATTGGTATTGGAGATGTAGTATTTTTCCCTATTGGAACTCAGCATTACATCAAGAGCACATGTGATGAGGATCTACTTTTCATTCTCGCCTTCACCACTGGAAACCAG CTACAAACCCTCGACATGGATGACTACATTCATGCAACAGCTGATCACATCCTGGCCCAGCTTTTCTTCAAGAAGCAGAGTGAGTTTAAGAAGATCCCCAAAGTCACTGAGGATCAAGCCATCAATTTGCCTTAG